A genomic stretch from Candidatus Schekmanbacteria bacterium includes:
- the xerC gene encoding tyrosine recombinase XerC, with translation MNEEIKIFLTYIESERGLSEHTVRNYCSDILQFQSFFEDLKKNKSVSEITPSDVREFLSSVMKKGDRRTSVARKLSALRSFFNFLHKEGIIEKNPAAELSIPKMPKRLPLFLNVDEVFRMLDQKNDESFTNIRDIAILEFLYGTGIRVGELVSIDNRQIDFNSMTVKILGKGKKERIVVFGDKAAQALTNYMALKDGMGLQVSSDALFVNRRGGRLTARSVGRIVEKYVKLCGISKKISPHKLRHTFATHLLNAGADLRTIQELLGHSNLSTTQKYTHVGIEKLVETYDKFHPRAKAKN, from the coding sequence ATGAATGAAGAGATAAAAATATTTCTAACGTATATAGAATCTGAAAGAGGTCTTTCAGAGCATACTGTAAGAAATTATTGCAGTGATATTCTGCAGTTCCAGTCTTTTTTTGAAGACTTGAAGAAAAATAAATCTGTTTCTGAAATAACTCCATCGGATGTAAGGGAATTCCTTAGTTCGGTTATGAAGAAAGGCGATAGAAGGACTTCAGTGGCTAGAAAACTTTCAGCGTTACGGAGTTTCTTCAATTTTCTGCACAAAGAAGGAATAATTGAGAAGAATCCTGCAGCGGAACTCAGCATTCCAAAAATGCCTAAGAGACTTCCCCTGTTTCTTAATGTCGATGAGGTTTTCAGAATGCTTGACCAAAAAAATGATGAGAGTTTCACCAATATTCGTGATATTGCAATACTTGAATTTCTTTATGGAACAGGGATTAGGGTAGGAGAGCTTGTTTCAATCGATAATAGACAGATTGATTTTAACAGCATGACTGTAAAGATTCTGGGAAAAGGAAAAAAAGAGAGGATAGTCGTATTTGGCGATAAAGCCGCTCAGGCATTAACTAATTATATGGCATTAAAAGATGGGATGGGTTTGCAGGTAAGTTCAGATGCACTTTTCGTAAACAGGAGAGGGGGAAGGTTGACAGCGAGGTCAGTCGGCAGGATAGTTGAAAAATATGTTAAGCTTTGCGGCATAAGTAAAAAAATAAGCCCCCACAAACTAAGGCATACATTTGCAACCCATCTTCTCAATGCAGGGGCTGATTTACGTACTATACAGGAACTGCTTGGACATTCTAATCTTTCAACTACTCAGAAATATACTCATGTAGGAATTGAAAAATTGGTCGAGACGTACGATAAATTTCACCCCAGAGCAAAAGCAAAGAACTGA
- the hslV gene encoding ATP-dependent protease subunit HslV, whose product MKKRFRGTTILCVRRNGKVAMAGDGQVTFANSMIMKRSAKKVRRLFKEKILAGFSGSSADALTLLTKFEEKLEEHRGNLSRAAVELARDWRKDKILTKLEALIIVSDQNSTFVISGTGDVIEPDDDFIAIGSGGAYALAAAKALMLKTDLSAAEIVKEAMAIASSICIYTNDQITLEEI is encoded by the coding sequence ATGAAAAAAAGATTCAGAGGTACGACGATTCTGTGTGTAAGAAGGAATGGCAAAGTCGCAATGGCAGGTGATGGTCAGGTTACATTTGCCAATTCCATGATTATGAAAAGATCGGCAAAAAAGGTGAGAAGGCTTTTTAAGGAAAAAATACTGGCCGGTTTTTCAGGATCTTCCGCAGATGCCCTTACCTTGCTTACCAAATTCGAGGAAAAGCTTGAGGAGCACAGAGGTAATCTGTCCAGAGCAGCAGTTGAGCTTGCACGCGATTGGCGTAAAGACAAGATACTGACTAAGCTTGAAGCGTTGATTATAGTTTCTGATCAGAACAGTACGTTTGTTATCTCAGGAACAGGTGATGTGATTGAGCCGGATGATGATTTTATTGCTATCGGTTCCGGGGGAGCATATGCGCTGGCTGCGGCAAAGGCGCTTATGCTTAAGACAGATCTTTCTGCGGCAGAGATAGTAAAGGAAGCAATGGCTATAGCTTCGTCTATATGTATATACACAAATGACCAGATCACTCTTGAGGAAATATGA